The Pseudoxanthomonas sp. CF385 region GAAGCGCCATTCCTGAAGCGCAATCACGACGTGGTCCGAGAATTTCGTATCGGTCGATTCGATGATCTTGAACTCGCTCGCCTTCCCATCCACGCCCACCGTGAAGGACACGACGACCTTGCCCTTGGTTCCATTCATCAAGTGACTGACGGGGAACACAGGGGCCTTTCCACTGAGTCGCTTCGGCGGAATATCGAACTCGGGACGATCACTCTGCAATGCCGGCGCCTCCCCCAGCTCCGTGTTGTGGCGGGCGGTTTGTGCTGCCTGATCCTGGGGCGGATCGGCGAGCGCCGGCGACCCGACGAGTGCGAGCATGAGTATCCATTTCATAGGCTTCCTCCACAGACTTGAAGACGATGGGGGCAGCGCACGCTTTCGTAGCGTCTGCACCCGGGCAATGTACGTTGAACGCTATCTCTCGATGCTTGCTGCCGATACCGACCCCGACTTCATGGCCAGCGCTTCGGACAGCAGGGATTCGTAGAGCTGCAGGCGGATGCGTTTGAGGTTGGCGACCATCATGGTGAAGTAGAGCAGGATCAGCCCGAAGCCAATGAAGAGTTGCCAGTAGGGCATGCCCATCAGCTCGCGCCAGTTGCGGAAGAACAGATAAGCGGACACCAACACCGGCAACACGCCCAGTCGTTCCAGTCCGCCGGTGAACATGCCGATCTTTGCGGACATCTGCCCGAGCGATAGCCGCGCGACGCGCTGGTGCTCTTCCAAAGTCACTGCCGGGCGTTCGCACAACCACGCCAGGATCGTGCGGAAGTGTGGGGAGTCGTGGTCGAGTTGGCTGACCAGCTCTGCACGCCATGCCCACAGTGTCCACCCCAGCACACCATAGGAACGGATGATGTCTGGCAGCAGCGCGAGCAAGAACACGGAGAAGCTAATCTGCACCCATGTGATCATCCAGCCGCCGGGCGTCATGACATGGACCAATAGGAACGGAATCAACGTGAGCACGGCCGCAACAGCACCCACCATATTGGCAATGCGAAAGAGCCGCGGCGTATTGAGGACCCCTGATGGGCCAGCTGGCACGGCACGCAGGCGGCGGTCCAGTTCCGTGAAGCTCAGTGTGTCGTTCGGCGGCATGCCACGGTTCCTTGTGGGGAGGGTCAGCTCCGCGGAGGCGTCACCGGTTCGTCGAAGTTCGCGCCGCAGCCGGCGCAATAGTTCGTGCGGCGGAAGAAGCCGGAGGGGCGCAGGTTGAGCCAGGTGGTGTAGCCGCCCACAGGGGTCTTGCAGCGTGGGCACGCGATGCTGCGCGAGAGGACCACGCAGGCCAGGTAGCCGAACACGAAGGCAAAGCCGGCGAAGCTGTAGACGGCGTGCCCGGAGATGCCGTGAGCCAGGATCGACCCGGCGGCGAACACGAGGCAAGCGGTGCCGATGCCGAGGTAGCGCGCCTTTCGCTGGCGCAGGTAGTCGCGGATGGTCATGCCCTTCCCCAAGGCTGATGCGCAGAGACTATGCCATGTGCAACTTCGCCCGTCAGGCGGTCACGGCGCCCACGATGCGGTCGGCGGTGTCGGCCAGGTGGGTGAAGCAGTGGGCCAGGCCGGTGCGGGGGAGGACGAGGCTGTCGGGGTGTTGGTGTTCGGGGATGCTGAGCTGGGCCAGCAGGCGCCCGCCCACTAGGGGCATGAGTGCAACCCCGGTGCGCTGCGCTTACCCGGGCTACGGGTCTACGCTATCCACCACAAACACGTTCCTGCCGGTGGCGGCGTCCCGCTCCAGTACGCCTTCAAGCGTCACTCGCTGCATGCGGTCGCGATTCCAGCTTGCTAACGCGTGCGTCTTGAGTGCGTCCCACTCGGGGGCCTTGGCGTTACCCCGCCTGATGGCGACATAGACGGTGTCGTCCGTGCAACTGGTCAGCGCAAATGCGTGCCTGCTCGATGTGACGCAGGACGCCAACACGATGGGCTTGTCGAGGTAGCGCGCGTGATCGTGGGCCAGGGTGTCGATCGACAGCTCGGGCGGCGAGGTGCAGCCCGCGAGGCTTGCACCCACGAAGCATGCCGACGCAAGCATGCTTGGCCTCTTCCCGCGCGGGTCGTTGCGAATCGTCATGGCGCTCCCCAGGCCTGATCGGACCGGACTATGCCATGCGCAACCCGCGCCATCAGGCTGTCACGGTGCCGACGATGCGATTGGCGGTTTCGGCTGTGCGGCGGAATGGCGGGGCTCCTGTCGGCTTCTAGCGAGCACCGGACGCCATCGGGTCACCGGCGCGTTCGTACTTCGCGATGTACTCGTCGAGCGGCCGCACCGTACCGGTCTCGATCAGCCGACCGGTCTCTCTCTCCACGATGTATGGCGCGTTGCCCGCCAGCGCGAAGAGGCTATCGCCTGTCTCGTGGAATTGCTTCGAGGTATAGAAGAACACCCAGCCCCACGGCTTCTCCAACGTGTGCTCATGCAGGATGACGAGGGAATCGCCTGTCTCTTTGGCGTCGGGCCAGCGCGCCAGCGCTTCCTCGACACGTGCGCTGGCTTCTTCGTAGTCGATCATCCCGTTCTCGTCAGTTGCGTTGGCCCAGCGGACTGAACATCGCATCCCGCCACGCGGATCAGTGACCTGTCGGCCAAGGCGGAAGGCGCACTTCGCGGGCCTTCATTACGCCCTGCCTGACGATCTCGTAGGCCTCTTGCACGGGAATCCCCTTGAGGCAGCGTACTTGACCGTCGCTGATTCGGTAAGTGTCGGCACGCTCCTTCCACCAAGGCAGCATCCTCTTCCACGCGTCCGGCGGCACTGCGTCACGCCGGGCGATAGGCTCAGCAAACGTCAGCGGTTTCGCGCGATGGGATAGCGCCTCGTCGACGCCCCGGTAGTCCACTTCGCCGCAAGCCGCCCATTGGCCGTCCTCGGTGCGGTGCATGGGGACGCCCTGGTACTTGTGCAGCCAGTTGCCGTCATCGGTAACGGCGACGAACAGCAAGGCATGCGGGGTGTTGGCGAAGGCGGGGAAGCCGTAGTGGTCGGCCACCTGAAAGGTGACCTCGGTGTTCGCCGTCGTGCCCGCCAC contains the following coding sequences:
- a CDS encoding TonB family protein → MKWILMLALVGSPALADPPQDQAAQTARHNTELGEAPALQSDRPEFDIPPKRLSGKAPVFPVSHLMNGTKGKVVVSFTVGVDGKASEFKIIESTDTKFSDHVVIALQEWRFRPAKKNGVDVPARIRQSFSFGF
- a CDS encoding YrhB domain-containing protein, producing the protein MIDYEEASARVEEALARWPDAKETGDSLVILHEHTLEKPWGWVFFYTSKQFHETGDSLFALAGNAPYIVERETGRLIETGTVRPLDEYIAKYERAGDPMASGAR